The Ornithorhynchus anatinus isolate Pmale09 chromosome 1, mOrnAna1.pri.v4, whole genome shotgun sequence genome includes a window with the following:
- the CD93 gene encoding complement component C1q receptor has protein sequence MGAALPPAGPVPLGALALLALLALPSGAGAGAGAGAGAGEGAVVCAGTACYTAHWGRVDADEAQRRCSHNGGNLASVRDEKEQEKLQAALTQLLAAGPDQPERAKFWIGLRRAKGSCGNADGPLRGFSWVGGPTGAGPDYANWYKEPKTSCVGQRCVTLLLEPDRTSPSKWVDGPCGSAAKPGSRLEGYLCRFSFQGMCPPLVLAGPGRVVYTTPFGPRGSVLEVVPNGSQARVDCGEEPSGVPSYTVCRARGAGAFGWDLSGPLCASAQHGCSYNRGGCEQECLEGGEGSFRCGCRPGYRLRDDLVSCAPRDPCEGPGPGPCHQPARCVPGPRGPECRCPPGLASSPDGRGCLDVDECAGASPCAQLCTNTDGSFVCSCLPGYEPAGQRGAHCLDVDECRRGRPCPDLCFNLLGSYRCGCRPGWHLGPDGLSCLANGAGRGREGPPDAGVPGEEEKEEEEEEDGKEVVVEEKEEVMVVVEEKGEVMVVVEEKGVTESATAKAPSPSPSPSPSPFLSPFPSFSPPPPSPGVGRAHHVPPTWGRPSRQPHPPTSRAPGPSPTSSSSSRGVSGTPGTQASPSPDRPAGRTPFGTAGSGAGTGALGEQGDGSRLLLFCILGVVAVILLLLAIALGVLFSRRRKAKRAEVKTPPSATDNYSWVPERAEGRAVENEYR, from the coding sequence ATgggggccgccctccctcccgcgggACCGGTCCCTCTGGGCGCGCTGGCCCTGCTGGCCCTCCTGGCCCTgccgtcgggggccggggccggggccggggccggggccggggccggcgaggGAGCCGTGGTCTGCGCCGGCACGGCCTGCTACACGGCCCACTGGGGCCGGGTGGACGCCGACGAGGCCCAGCGGCGCTGCAGCCACAACGGGGGCAACCTGGCATCGGTGCGCGACgagaaagagcaggagaagcTGCAGGCCGCCCTGACCCAGCTGCTGGCCGCCGGGCCGGACCAGCCCGAACGCGCCAAGTTCTGGATCGGACTGCGGCGGGCCAAGGGCTCCTGCGGGAACGCCGACGGCCCTCTGAGGGGCTTCAGCTGGGTGGGCGGCCCGACGGGGGCCGGTCCGGACTATGCCAACTGGTACAAGGAGCCCAAGACCTCGTGCGTGGGCCAGCGCTGCGTGACCCTGCTCCTGGAGCCCGACCGGACCAGCCCGTCCAAGTGGGTGGACGGTCCTTGCGGGAGCGCCGCCAAACCCGGCAGCCGGCTGGAGGGCTACCTCTGCCGCTTCAGCTTCCAGGGCATGTGCCCGCCGCTGGtcctggcggggccgggacgcGTGGTCTACACCACCCCCTTCGGCCCCCGCGGCTCCGTCCTGGAGGTCGTGCCCAACGGGTCCCAGGCCCGGGTGGACTGCGGCGAGGAGCCGTCGGGGGTCCCGAGCTACACCGTCTGCCGGGCCCGGGGCGCGGGCGCCTTCGGCTGGGACCTCTCCGGCCCTCTGTGCGCCTCGGCCCAGCACGGCTGCTCCTACAACCGGGGCGGCTGCGAGCAGGAGTGCCTGGAGGGCGGCGAAGGCTCGTTCCGCTGCGGCTGCCGCCCGGGCTACCGGCTCCGCGACGACCTGGTCAGCTGCGCCCCGCGGGACCCGTGcgaagggcccgggcccgggccttgCCACCAACCTGCCCGCTGCGTGCCCGGTCCCCGGGGCCCCGAGTGCCGCTGCCCCCCTGGCTTGGCGTCCAGCCCCGACGGCCGCGGCTGCCTGGACGTGGACGAGTGCGCCGGGGCCTCCCCGTGCGCCCAGCTCTGCACCAACACCGACGGCTCCTTCGTCTGCTCCTGCCTCCCGGGCTACGAGCCCGCCGGCCAGCGCGGGGCCCACTGCCTCGACGTGGACGAGTGCCGGCGAGGTCGACCTTGCCCGGACCTCTGCTTCAACCTGCTGGGCTCCTACCGCTGCGGCTGCAGGCCCGGCTGGCACCTGGGCCCCGACGGCCTCTCCTGCCTCGCCAACGGCGCCGGCCGGGGCCGAGAGGGGCCGCCGGACGCCGGGGTcccgggagaggaagagaaggaagaagaggaggaggaggacgggaaggaggtggtggtggaggagaaggaagaggtgatggtggtggtggaggagaagggagaggtgatggtggtggtggaggagaagggagtcacAGAGAGTGCCACTGCAaaggccccttccccctccccctccccttccccctcgcctttcctttccccctttccctccttctctccccctccgccctcccccgggGTTGGCAGAGCCCACCACGTGCCACCCACTTGGGGAAGACCCTCCCGCCAGCCCCACCCGCCCACCAGCCgagcccccgggccctcccccaccagcagcagcagcagtaggggGGTCTCGGGGACCCCAGGGACCcaggcctcccccagccccgaccgGCCGGCCGGGAGAACCCCCTTCGGGACTGCGGGCAGCGGGGCTGGCACGGGTGCCCTGGGGGAGCAGGGCGATGGCTCGAGGCTGCTCCTCTTCTGCATCCTGGGGGTCGTGGCCGtcatcctgctgctgctggccatCGCCCTGGGGGTGCTGTTCTCCCGCAGGAGGAAAGCCAAGAGGGCGGAGGTCAAGACCCCACCCAGCGCCACCGACAACTACTCCTGGGTTCCTGAGAGGGCCGAGGGCAGGGCTGTAGAGAATGAGTACAGGTAA